One window of Candidatus Marinarcus aquaticus genomic DNA carries:
- a CDS encoding ABC transporter ATP-binding protein encodes MSQQSEHKQGLWAILKPVMFEITIAMFLAAFGAVSLIVALILLSFTLTHIMQGSPLEILGVKLDFFNTIVVLAIMTVIAFVSRFYGFVVSHLGAFRLEQILRTNLAQHLAEVPLGYIISNGSGALKKVMQNDVRGLHAFVADSTPMIAKSIVAPFVTLIALLIIDYRLALASIAVLILGWITMAYAMRDSKVLRQKYDQSQSDINKAVIEFAQAMPVVRTFDDGTSSFKRYNDALVAYKENLSKWMQISAVPAKLGMIILSPLPTLIMVFITGTVLLNSGSLELFAFISALFLSTGMADAMMPVMWLQNFIKKSQASALRIQEVLSVPALPISKEPMTPKGFDIEFKNVFFKYDGVENDALKDINLKVKAGSITALVGPSGAGKSTVAKLIPRFWDVNSGEILIGDVNIKKIAPDVLMQTVSFVFQDTFLFQDTIYNNIHMANPNATKEEVIHATKAAQIHDFIESLPNGYETLAGDRGANLSGGQKQRITIARALLRDTPIVVLDEATAFADPENEEEIVKALANLTINKTVIMIAHRLSTIKNADQIVVFDQGKVSEIGQHETLLQNEGIYKKLWSNYEKASQWNLEKGKSHE; translated from the coding sequence ATGAGTCAACAATCAGAACACAAACAAGGGCTTTGGGCCATTTTAAAACCAGTGATGTTTGAGATTACGATTGCTATGTTTTTAGCTGCATTTGGAGCTGTGAGTTTAATCGTTGCTTTGATACTTTTATCTTTTACATTAACCCATATTATGCAAGGAAGCCCTTTAGAGATATTGGGTGTAAAACTTGATTTTTTTAATACCATTGTAGTATTAGCCATTATGACTGTTATCGCTTTTGTATCAAGGTTTTATGGGTTTGTGGTCTCTCATTTGGGTGCTTTTAGATTAGAGCAGATACTGCGAACCAATCTAGCACAACATTTAGCAGAAGTTCCATTGGGATACATTATCTCTAATGGTTCAGGGGCATTAAAAAAAGTGATGCAAAATGATGTACGAGGACTTCATGCTTTTGTTGCAGACAGTACGCCGATGATAGCAAAAAGTATTGTCGCACCTTTTGTAACACTTATTGCACTTTTAATTATTGATTATCGCCTAGCACTTGCAAGTATTGCTGTTTTAATTCTTGGATGGATTACAATGGCATATGCAATGAGAGATTCAAAAGTGTTAAGACAAAAGTATGATCAAAGCCAAAGTGATATTAATAAAGCGGTCATAGAATTTGCGCAAGCCATGCCAGTAGTTCGTACTTTTGATGATGGAACAAGCTCATTTAAAAGGTACAATGATGCACTTGTGGCGTATAAAGAGAATTTAAGTAAATGGATGCAAATCAGTGCCGTTCCCGCAAAACTTGGAATGATAATATTAAGTCCTCTTCCCACTCTTATAATGGTTTTTATTACAGGAACAGTACTTCTTAATAGTGGTTCTTTAGAACTTTTTGCTTTTATATCAGCACTCTTTTTAAGTACGGGGATGGCCGATGCTATGATGCCAGTAATGTGGCTTCAAAATTTTATCAAAAAATCCCAAGCTTCGGCACTACGTATCCAAGAGGTTTTATCTGTACCTGCTCTTCCTATTTCCAAAGAACCAATGACTCCCAAAGGGTTTGATATAGAGTTTAAAAATGTATTTTTTAAATATGATGGGGTAGAAAATGATGCCTTAAAAGATATAAATTTGAAAGTCAAAGCAGGCAGTATCACAGCACTTGTGGGACCAAGCGGTGCAGGAAAAAGTACCGTCGCAAAATTGATTCCAAGGTTTTGGGATGTAAACAGTGGGGAGATACTCATAGGAGACGTCAATATAAAAAAGATTGCTCCTGATGTGTTGATGCAGACCGTCTCTTTTGTTTTTCAAGATACTTTTTTGTTTCAAGATACCATTTATAACAATATCCATATGGCAAATCCCAATGCCACAAAAGAAGAGGTCATACATGCAACCAAAGCGGCACAAATTCATGATTTTATAGAGAGTTTACCCAATGGATATGAGACTTTAGCTGGGGATCGAGGAGCAAACCTTTCTGGAGGACAAAAACAGCGTATAACCATTGCACGGGCACTTTTAAGAGATACTCCCATTGTGGTACTCGATGAAGCAACCGCTTTTGCTGATCCTGAGAATGAAGAAGAAATAGTAAAGGCTTTAGCGAACTTAACCATTAATAAAACAGTCATTATGATTGCTCATCGGCTTTCAACCATTAAAAATGCAGATCAAATAGTGGTTTTTGACCAAGGAAAAGTGAGTGAAATAGGTCAACATGAGACTTTGTTACAAAATGAAGGTATTTACAAAAAGTTGTGGAGTAATTATGAAAAAGCGAGCCAATGGAATTTAGAAAAAGGAAAAAGCCATGAATAA
- a CDS encoding SO_0444 family Cu/Zn efflux transporter, with amino-acid sequence MEMLSNIFNNIMVLSNAMSLYILLGLLLAGIIKQLIPDNFISSHLGENKVSSVVKATILGIPMPVCSCSVIPLAKSLQKEGASKGAVQSFLIATPITGADSILATYSFFGWIFTIYRVITSIFIAIVTGIIQNFVEKKEKPMSFSVHKPEHHQEHTHTNKIQSDCCSSSSCCSTQKNNNGFSIKESFNYAFNILFKDIYFGLFIGLLLGGLFTTFLPKELLEPLFKYPFLTYLAVLIISLPLYVCATASLPIAAAFLLSGMSSGGVFVFLSAGPATNSVTMGVIASMFGKKSLLIYLGAISILSIFFGWIFDNFFTGLQIVDIHSHAEDSTLLDTMSTIILFGLMLYYFFKSKLK; translated from the coding sequence ATGGAAATGCTATCTAACATATTCAACAACATTATGGTGTTATCCAATGCAATGAGTCTTTATATATTACTGGGACTTTTACTTGCAGGGATAATCAAACAACTCATCCCTGATAACTTTATCAGTTCCCATTTGGGAGAAAATAAAGTAAGTTCAGTTGTAAAAGCTACGATCTTAGGAATCCCTATGCCAGTTTGCTCTTGCAGCGTCATTCCTTTGGCAAAATCTTTACAAAAAGAGGGAGCAAGTAAAGGGGCTGTGCAAAGTTTTTTAATTGCCACTCCTATAACGGGAGCTGATTCTATTTTAGCTACTTACAGCTTTTTTGGCTGGATATTTACTATCTATCGAGTAATCACTTCTATTTTTATTGCTATTGTAACAGGAATTATTCAAAACTTTGTGGAAAAAAAAGAAAAACCTATGAGCTTTAGTGTCCATAAACCTGAACATCATCAGGAGCATACTCATACAAACAAAATACAAAGTGATTGTTGTTCGAGTAGTTCTTGTTGCAGTACTCAAAAGAATAATAACGGCTTTAGCATAAAAGAGAGTTTTAACTATGCTTTTAACATACTGTTTAAAGATATCTATTTTGGTTTATTTATTGGTTTGCTTCTGGGTGGACTTTTTACTACTTTTTTACCTAAAGAGCTTTTGGAACCTCTATTTAAATACCCGTTTTTAACCTATCTTGCGGTACTTATTATCAGTTTGCCTTTATATGTTTGTGCAACTGCTTCTCTTCCTATTGCAGCAGCATTTTTATTAAGCGGTATGAGCAGTGGAGGAGTATTTGTATTTTTAAGTGCAGGCCCTGCAACAAACTCAGTTACCATGGGTGTCATTGCTTCCATGTTTGGAAAGAAGTCATTATTGATTTACTTAGGAGCAATCTCAATTTTAAGTATCTTTTTTGGATGGATTTTTGATAACTTTTTTACGGGATTACAGATAGTGGATATCCATTCTCATGCTGAAGATTCGACACTTTTAGATACGATGAGTACGATTATATTATTTGGATTGATGTTGTATTATTTTTTCAAATCAAAGCTAAAATGA
- a CDS encoding MFS transporter gives MKKKLTIKEFILLVSLYTSQYIGFAFFAEAFIGILRQNNMPLENLGLIYMLGLFWVFRFLWAPFIDKKKFKIGHYKGWIIIFQLLMAFVLFLIAQFSLINNLQTIVLLSVAFAFTAASQSIALDGFVYNNIFKRERSLAMSIKVASSLLGMILGGGVGLVLYTYYGWEITMTIISFIMIVALIQMIFYKEVKPKKEQSATELDYKQFISFWKGKNKKQWMLLLFLYPASISSAYGLMTPILVDLGWSLDKIGYAVHIVGYSLGMLASFSASWFIKKYGKRNVLIGASLGQCMSILLLLILFYNNETVTTIIIVGIIFSFYTPSMVIMTTLMMDRASKKTPAAQFAAQHSIYSLSGIIFATSAVSFAGVLGYRNIVFIGAIVGLFAAFVSYKIELEKEKVK, from the coding sequence ATGAAAAAAAAATTAACGATTAAGGAGTTTATTCTTTTAGTAAGTCTCTATACAAGTCAATATATTGGTTTTGCTTTTTTTGCAGAAGCATTTATCGGAATCTTACGACAAAATAATATGCCCTTAGAAAATTTGGGTTTGATTTATATGTTGGGACTGTTTTGGGTATTTCGGTTTTTATGGGCACCTTTTATAGATAAGAAAAAGTTTAAAATAGGGCACTATAAAGGTTGGATTATCATTTTTCAACTGCTCATGGCGTTTGTTCTTTTTCTCATAGCACAGTTTAGCCTTATAAATAATCTGCAAACCATTGTGTTATTAAGTGTGGCATTTGCATTTACAGCCGCTTCTCAAAGTATCGCTTTAGATGGATTTGTTTATAACAATATCTTTAAACGAGAGCGTTCGCTTGCAATGTCTATAAAAGTCGCAAGCAGTCTTTTAGGAATGATTTTAGGTGGTGGCGTGGGACTTGTGTTATATACATATTATGGATGGGAAATCACAATGACAATCATCTCTTTCATAATGATAGTTGCCCTTATTCAAATGATTTTTTATAAAGAAGTAAAGCCCAAAAAAGAGCAAAGTGCAACAGAGCTTGATTATAAGCAGTTTATTTCATTTTGGAAAGGGAAAAATAAAAAACAGTGGATGTTGCTTCTATTTTTATATCCTGCATCTATAAGTTCTGCCTATGGTCTTATGACTCCTATTTTAGTTGACCTTGGATGGAGCCTGGATAAGATTGGTTATGCGGTTCATATTGTCGGGTATAGCCTTGGAATGCTTGCTTCATTTAGTGCATCGTGGTTTATAAAAAAATATGGGAAAAGAAATGTGTTAATAGGAGCCTCTTTGGGGCAATGTATGAGTATATTGCTTTTATTGATTCTTTTTTATAATAATGAGACAGTAACAACCATTATTATTGTAGGAATAATATTCTCATTTTATACCCCTTCTATGGTCATAATGACAACTTTGATGATGGACAGGGCTTCTAAGAAAACACCTGCTGCACAGTTTGCAGCACAGCACAGTATCTATTCACTATCAGGAATTATTTTTGCAACATCAGCTGTTTCTTTTGCAGGTGTATTGGGGTATAGAAACATTGTTTTTATAGGTGCCATTGTTGGGCTTTTTGCCGCATTTGTTTCATATAAAATAGAGTTAGAAAAAGAGAAGGTAAAATAA
- a CDS encoding ABC transporter ATP-binding protein codes for MNNENISSFKESYRITLKIAGESSSLVKRSFLHFILAYIFQGVAFAFFFPLLNSVFAKEFNIENTLFWLGTIVVLSIVSFIFRWLGSGFQYSEDIIQITHDIRMKLGEKIKTMPLQSLYKYRTGELNAILSQNVDDSILHMGIIAGMFFEVAIVPVVLIIATFFIDPSMAFALLIALPVAIPIYSWSRKKTKWDKTEGAKAHATLEADTVEYIQGLPVLRAVNQVGVNAKNLQKSIVHLREVQKKGVFASTLPMIIMNTLIEFVFLLVLVLGSLWITQGEFTIGALIALLIILGRLSEPLANFLAIAGVLDIMEASFKHIQTLLNIKEFVIQKPIQSAEKFDIEFENVAFSYEGTDQKAVNNLSVHIQDKSLTAIVGPSGSGKTTLIKLIMRYADPQKGSVKMGGVDIRSIPQTTLMSYISVVFQDVYLFDDTILNNIRMGKPNASDDEVLRASKAAFCHEFVSRLPYGYQTKVGEIGGSLSGGERQRISIARAILKDAPIVILDEPTSALDTQSEVAVQNALDELIQNRTVIVIAHRLSTIAHADNIVVIENGQLKEKGTHQQLFEIKGKYHAMFQSQQRVKEWSVKSGIE; via the coding sequence ATGAATAATGAAAACATATCTTCATTTAAAGAGTCATATCGCATTACACTTAAAATCGCAGGGGAAAGCAGCTCTTTAGTTAAAAGAAGTTTTTTACATTTTATTCTTGCGTATATTTTTCAAGGGGTGGCATTTGCTTTTTTCTTTCCTCTTTTAAACAGCGTGTTTGCGAAAGAGTTTAATATAGAGAATACACTTTTTTGGCTTGGCACGATTGTGGTACTGAGTATCGTATCCTTTATATTCAGATGGTTGGGGTCAGGGTTTCAATACTCTGAAGATATTATTCAAATAACCCATGATATCCGAATGAAGTTAGGAGAAAAGATAAAAACAATGCCTCTTCAAAGTCTCTATAAATATAGAACCGGGGAGTTAAATGCTATTTTATCACAGAATGTAGATGATTCAATACTGCATATGGGCATCATTGCAGGAATGTTTTTTGAAGTGGCAATCGTACCTGTGGTATTAATTATAGCTACTTTTTTTATCGATCCCTCAATGGCCTTTGCCCTTCTCATTGCTCTTCCTGTAGCCATTCCTATTTATAGCTGGAGCAGAAAAAAGACAAAATGGGATAAAACAGAAGGTGCAAAAGCACATGCAACACTTGAAGCAGATACGGTTGAATATATACAAGGGTTACCGGTATTAAGAGCTGTGAACCAAGTAGGAGTTAATGCAAAAAACCTTCAAAAATCGATTGTTCACCTAAGAGAGGTGCAAAAAAAAGGTGTTTTTGCTTCAACCTTACCCATGATTATCATGAACACTTTAATAGAATTTGTCTTTTTATTGGTATTGGTTTTAGGAAGTTTATGGATAACGCAAGGAGAGTTTACAATAGGAGCATTGATTGCGCTGCTTATCATATTAGGACGATTGTCTGAACCTTTAGCAAACTTTTTAGCCATTGCAGGAGTATTGGATATTATGGAAGCCTCTTTTAAACATATTCAAACTCTTTTAAATATAAAAGAGTTTGTAATACAAAAACCAATACAAAGCGCAGAAAAATTTGACATTGAGTTTGAAAATGTCGCTTTTTCTTATGAAGGAACAGATCAAAAAGCTGTGAATAATCTCTCCGTACATATTCAAGACAAATCACTCACGGCAATTGTAGGGCCATCAGGGAGCGGAAAGACAACCTTGATAAAACTTATCATGAGATACGCCGACCCCCAAAAAGGCAGTGTAAAAATGGGTGGAGTTGATATACGAAGCATACCTCAAACAACACTGATGAGTTATATCTCTGTCGTATTTCAAGATGTCTATTTGTTTGATGACACTATTTTAAATAATATTCGAATGGGAAAACCAAATGCAAGTGATGATGAGGTATTACGTGCTTCTAAAGCAGCCTTTTGTCATGAGTTTGTTTCAAGACTTCCTTATGGGTATCAAACAAAAGTAGGAGAGATTGGAGGCAGTTTAAGTGGTGGAGAACGTCAACGTATCTCAATTGCACGTGCGATACTAAAAGATGCTCCTATTGTTATCCTTGATGAACCCACTTCGGCACTTGATACTCAAAGTGAAGTAGCCGTACAAAACGCTTTGGATGAACTCATTCAAAACAGAACCGTCATTGTAATAGCGCATCGACTCTCTACGATTGCTCATGCTGATAACATTGTAGTCATAGAAAATGGACAACTCAAAGAGAAAGGGACGCACCAACAGTTATTTGAAATAAAAGGGAAATATCATGCGATGTTCCAATCTCAACAAAGGGTCAAAGAGTGGAGTGTAAAAAGTGGTATTGAATGA